DNA from Effusibacillus lacus:
TGGCCCGGTTTGTCCTGCCCCATGGCACGACGACCATGGTCAATGACAACATGGGGCTGTACATGCTGGTAGGAGCAGACAGGTTCCTCAGGATGATCGAAGAGATGGGTTCCTGGCCTGTCAAAATGTTGTGGAGTGTACGGTTGGACCCGCAGACCCACTCGGAAGAACTGGATAAATTTTTTACTCCGGATCTTATGAAACAATTGGTATCCCATCCTTTGGTTGTCCAGTCGGGGGAACTGACCGCTTGGCCCCAGCTGCTGGGCGGAGACATGCGGATTGCGGAGAACATTCTCGAGACCCTGCGGATTGGAAAACGGTTGGAGGGGCATTTGCCGGGTGCGTCCCTTGAGACTCTCTCGATGCTGGCTGCCGCAGGCGTGTCGGCCGATCATGAAGCCATGACGGCGGAAGAGGCGCTTCGCCGACTGCGGATTGGCCTGTGGACCACACTTCGGTACAGTTCCCTGCGTCCGGATTTGCCGGAGATTGTAAGAGGCCTTGCCGGGTACAAAGGTGACACGAAACGGATGATGATGACCACGGATGGAGCGACACCCGCTTTTCTGAAGGACGGGTTTACGGATCATATGCTTAAGGTTGCCATGGAGTCGGGGATGGACCCGATGACCGCCTATCAGTTGGTGACCATTAACCCTGCCACCTATTACGGGCTGGATGGGGAAGTGGGAGGAATTGCGCCGGGAAGATTGGCCGATATTCTGGTATTGGAAGACCTGGACCGCCCCACCCCTGTTGCCGTATTGGCAGAAGGGAAATGGGCAGCGCGGGAAGGCAGACTTCTCCAGGAATGGCCCCAGTTGGATTGGGAAGGGTATGGATTGCAGAAGATCCGGGAAGAGTGGCGAATGTCCGGGGATGATTTTGCAATGAAGGCGGAATTACCCGTGATACGTTTGGAAAATCCGGCCATTACCCGGCTGGAA
Protein-coding regions in this window:
- a CDS encoding adenine deaminase C-terminal domain-containing protein, giving the protein MQKRLRPLTIDSYFPLLGVGKGKVKADLYLRGAKVINVYTGEVQTANVAVKGKHIAYVGPSEEMVGPSTEVVELEGRFLCPGYIEPHCHPFQVYNPDSLARFVLPHGTTTMVNDNMGLYMLVGADRFLRMIEEMGSWPVKMLWSVRLDPQTHSEELDKFFTPDLMKQLVSHPLVVQSGELTAWPQLLGGDMRIAENILETLRIGKRLEGHLPGASLETLSMLAAAGVSADHEAMTAEEALRRLRIGLWTTLRYSSLRPDLPEIVRGLAGYKGDTKRMMMTTDGATPAFLKDGFTDHMLKVAMESGMDPMTAYQLVTINPATYYGLDGEVGGIAPGRLADILVLEDLDRPTPVAVLAEGKWAAREGRLLQEWPQLDWEGYGLQKIREEWRMSGDDFAMKAELPVIRLENPAITRLEPLPDDGGGADPGGADGIVHAALIGQDGSWIVESKLSGLADRLDGIASSYTASDGIVAAGQNREAMAQAVNRVLEIGGGIVIVEDGKILFELEMPIAGGMAVEDMETVIRKVEHFEQLLYERGHPHYDPIYTFLFISSTHLPEVRLTAKGVLHVKSGKILNEPKRVFS